The Chaetodon trifascialis isolate fChaTrf1 chromosome 11, fChaTrf1.hap1, whole genome shotgun sequence nucleotide sequence TGTAACTAGTTGACTAACTGGTCAAATATGATGTGgtcatttatttgcttttgatGTCTTAACTTTGCATGTGTTCTGCTCaaagatgaaatatgaaaagaCTTTGTAGGACATCAAACTTTGGCCACTGAGAGTTAACTCAAATCTGAAACCCTAAAAGATACAGCTGGAAGGCTAAACAGTACAATGAAAATGACAATTAACTGGATAAAATCAAAAGTCCCTGCAGGCTGAATTAGACCTGAACATTCTGTGACTGAAACATTACTGAATTTATTTCTGCAAACTGCAGATTTCATAATGTCATCTAGACAATGTGTGCAAATGTAGGTTTAGTTTGAAAAATTACCTGTGAAAATCCATTAAATGCATCGGTCACCTAAATTGAATTGCAAAGACACAGAATCAGTACAAAAAGCATCCATGTAAGATGTTCATGAGTTGTACAGATGGATTCGGTATGAAAATTTAAGTATGGAATGAAGAAAAAGCAAGCAAGAGGGGAGGTGGGAGGAGCTCAGGCTGGGATCCAGGTTTTAGGCAACTACTTTCACTTTGTTTCTCAATATGTGGGAGAGCAGAAAATAGGAAAAgggttttcattttattctagTCTACTCTATGCTATAATCTACTTCACTGAAGAGGGGAGGAAGTCCAGTACCTCTTCCTTTTCTGTATCTAGCTCTTGGTACAACTTCCCAAATCTCCGGTTTGCAGCCTCATCTTCGGACATGTCTGAATTTTCTGGTTCTTTGTGAATTCTGGGAACATTAACATCTTtaatttcttctgctgctgagaCAGGCGCAGAGTTTCGTTGAGCGATGGAAGAGTTGAAGCCACTGCTGTCACTAATTTCCTGCGAGGACGTAGTGTTGGAAACTCCTGGGAAACTGTTGGCAAAAGGGTCTGTATCCCACCCATTTCCACCCCCTGTGGCCACAACTCTACCTTCTCCACCCCCTTTGTCCCCAAACTGTCTTTCAGCAAAAGGATCTGAATCAaacacacctcctccctctgtttctgcaAAAGGATCTGAATCAaacacacctcctccctctgtttctgcaAAAGGATCTGAATCAaacacacctcctccctgtgtttCTGCAAAAGGATCGGAATCAAACgcacctcctccctgtgtttCTGCAAAAGGATCGGAATCAaacacacctcctccctctgtttctgcaAAAGGATCAGAATCTAACgcacctcctccctgtgtttCAGCTGAAGGAACTGAATCAAACACCTCTCGTCCCTGTGTTTCAGCAAAAGGATCTGAATCAAACgcacctcctccctgtgtttCTGCAAAAGGATCTGAATCAAACgcacctcctccctgtgtttCTGCAAAAGGATCTGAATCAAACgcacctcctccctgtgtttCAGCAAAAGGATCTGAATCAAACgcacctcctccctgtgtttCAGCTAAAGGATCAGAATCAAATGTTCCTCCtacttgtgtttcagctgaaggAACTGAGTCAAACgcacctcctccctgtgtttCTGCAAAAGGATCTGAATCAAACgcacctcctccctgtgtttCTGCAAAAGGATCTGAATCAAACgcacctcctccctgtgtttCTGCAAAAGGATCTGAATCAAACGCGCCTCCTCCCTGTGTTTTCGATGTAAAAGATTGTTTGTCTTGTTCCCCGGCAGATTCAGAATATGACACTGATGTGAGATTAGTTTGTTTTCCTGGTAGCTCTTCTTCAGCTGAACAGTTTCTGTCTGCTTCACTGCTCCTTGGTAGAGCCTGCTCAGCACCATCACATCCACTTCCCCAGCCCTCTGAATCATTCACTGGGTGACGATCTTCATATGAAATTTCATCATCAGCACTTGCCCACCCTCCCCCCTGAACTCCATCACCCCACTCCTCAGCAGTCTCATATTCAGATCCAGACCCATCTGGAGACCTAGACCACTTGTCTTGTCTGTCCTCTGTACAGTCCTCAATCTGCTCACCATATTCATTGGTGAATATAAGTCCCGGGGTGGACTTCCTGCGGTTGTCCTGCCATGCTGATTCTCCCTCTGAATCTGCCTGCcctgtttcatcttcatcacctctgtctgcagagggaTTAAGGTTGGGATTAGATTGAGAGTCCGGGCTGCTAACCTCGACTTCAGTTGCTGTGGCTGCCTCACTGTCCTTAGGAGGTGTAGTTGTGTCTCCACCTGGCTGGGGCCAGCCCTGAGCCCCACCCTGTGCCCCACCCTGTGTCCCCTCTGGCCCTATAGCAGCGGCCTCGGCTCCTGAAGTAGTATCTCCATTAGATGACAATGAACCAAAGTCAGCAGACCAGTTGGCGACGAAGCCGGCATCTGCAGCCTGCTTGGGAAAGGCAGGGAATGGGTTAAAGTTTTTGCCCCCCTGAGTACTAAGTCCAACTGGAGGAccagtgcatgaaaatattctgggtaaattaaaaaaactacaaacatgGCCATCAGAGCTAAAGTAGCCCCATGCTTCATATATGTCATGAGTAATTTGCCAAGTCGATTGCgctttgttgcattttactttTATCCATTCACCAACAGGGTTAGTAACTGATCGGGTTTTAATGATGGTGAGAAACAGATGAGTAAATGTGTTTACTTACAGGCTGAGCTGTTTGGGTGTTTGCCTTTAAAAAAAGTGATAAAATATGGTTAATAtctacagacacaaacatattCAAACTCATACCATTAAGCAACTTAAAATAAGACAGAGGATTTTACTCACCGACCACATATCCCACGGTACAGCTGTCTGAAAAGGCCAGAGTACAAAATGTTAATGTAAATAAACCCATTTCACAAATTCATATCAAGACCAGCTCCTGATGGGACTAAAAGGAACAGACTGGGAAGAATAAACTATACCTTTGATCAAACATCTCCACTCAACCATAAAGTTCACATATATTAaaaatggatgatgatgattaagTTTTACTTATTCTTGTATTTTGCTCCAACACCAAGAGCGTAAATATTAAACTCACTTGAACAAAAAAAGTAACAACTTCATCATCAGGTGATCAGTTACTTGTCTGCCTGTCAAGCAATCAGTCACCTGTGCAACTCTGCAAGTTTTTTGTAATGATCTACTTCAGTTAGTCAACAGTCACTGGACTAGTAAAATGTAGTTTCCACACTGTCATTCAATTAATAAGACCAGTGTGTTGATGAAGCAGGCGGAGCTAGTATTCCTTTATTCAGTTAAACATGTTCAGGTGACGACACTGCTGCACGTGAAATGTGAAGGAACCTGCGGTATCGGTGAAACACTTTCATCTGGCTGAAAAGCATCAAAGTCCAAATCGAGAAGAGATTCTCCAGGTCGTTCATTGGGCTGTGgacaacaacaaagcagaaaaaaagcaaacaggtAAGCAAGTGGATAGAACACACTATGCATTACTTGTCAGTTTTTATTAATGAAGTAAACAGTAAACCTGTGAGAACTCCACAGACCTGTGATGGTGAAGGTGCTGGTAAAAATTCTCCTCCAAACAGGTCGATGATCTGCTCCTCTGCCACCTCCTTGGTGGGCGTGACCTTTGGTGGTGGAGGCACCGGCGGTCCCTTTTTAAGCTGCCAAAACATATGATGACCCATTATCAAATCAACACAGAGTAAGTTTAATcaagcagcacattttcaatttctcTGATCCATTTCACTGTTTAATGTTATAAATTAAATAGGATGGATGGAGCCACATGTGGATGATAACGAAACGATGACACCacagtttgtctgttgttgttattataatTAACTACTACTACTTGAAAATGGCAGCACCTGTGCGGTTGCCACAGTAAGGATGCAATAGTTGGTTTGTAATTGGTTGCACAGTTTCAACAAGTGCTGAAAAATGTGGCACACTGTTAAGTGCTTGTATTTCTATTAACTCTGTCATAATTGCGGTCTTAAAACATAGATTTGAACAGCAGCCAGTTCCTGCAACAACTGCTTTGAATCATGAAAAGTTTAAGGGCTATGGCCAAATCCATAtctatcttcttttttttactctgtTCTTTGAcaccagaaacagaaaaatgtcaatGAGATCAATGTCAATTCTGAATTTAGTGGCATTATAACACAGCATAGGTTCTGACAAAGAGAAGGTATATGCTCTGGATAAAGAGAAATAATTCCTCCAACCATCCGTCAGACCTtcactgcaggcagcagcaaaCATTtccaagaaaacagaaagactATAGGTGTCGATATGCAGCTTCCCCAGAAGCAAGTTAAATATTTCCATGACCCAAAACATTAGATCATCTTAAACCACAGTCACAAGGCTTTCTCTGTGCCTCACAgtatttaaaacaaagaaagtaTTTGCATTGATGCTGTGGAGATGTGACTTTCTAAAATGTTACTGAACAAAACTGATGGagaattaaaatattttattgctgATGGGACACATTGAGAGTAACTAGCTGACTAAGCAACACATTGTTTTGTGGCTGCAAAATGTTTGATCACTCAATATTCAATGTGTGGAGTTTTCTATATAGTCTCAATGCAGCATGGCATGATATCACATTCAACTGCTAGACCAGCATAACGTCAGCCTGGTTCATGGTGGATAAACAACGGCACAGTGAAACAGACTTAACATGCTTCAGCTTTGGGAGTTTCAAGTCAGCTCATCGAAGTTAATGCTGTATGCTAGGTGTGTCGTCATGTTGGTGGCTTTGGACTAGCCCTCAAGTccagagcagcattagcatgcaGATATGTAAATCCCATTCTGTTTGCCCCCCTCCTAAAAATCCCTGCTCGCCACACCAAAATGATGACAGAAAGTTGAAACTGAAAACCAGTGATACAGGAAACAACCTGACAccttaaaaaaatgtcatggaaagaagacagacatgaagaaaaTATCAGATTGTCattgaaaaacacatgaaaatcatatatatcaaaatgaaatcaaatcatttttaatgcttgtgttttgtttttcagtgccAATACTTTTCAAATACAAACGCTTCAATGATAATGTTTCCTTTTCCAAAGGTGCATTTACTGTCACTGTGTTAGccccacacaaaacacagaactaCAGGAGCAACTCTGATTAATTATTCTATAGTTTCTATTCTACTGCTCTAATGGTGGACGGTATGTTCTACAACACTGGTTCCCAAAAGTAATCCTTTAGTGGCAAAGAGATCTGAGATGTTGGTCCTCCACTGTGTTGCAGTTCTATGCAGTTACAGTGTTCTCTAGTGTCTTACCTGGACTCTTCATATATATTGTATGTCACAGTTTCCTTTCAGCTccacaattacaattagtcattttcaCACGCTTTTCTCCAAAGAGACAtaaatatgaattcacacaccaatggcgcAGTATCAGGGACacttttggggttcagtatcttgccaaAGGATGCcttggcatgtggactgccgaggccagggatcgaaccaccgacctcctgattggtagACAACAACAAGGCTGAATTATTCTTGTCCAGATATGTAGACCCAACTTTCactttttgtattcatttttctCAGCTGTTTCTTCTGCAGTGTTGAATCATAAGTCCATCAACAGCACACTCAAACATCCAGAGATTTTAGTTCATCTATCAACATGCTGTGCCCTGCAAGAGTCCAGCTCATTATCAGTTAGCTAACAACAACAAGCTGAGCTTTTATTAAGATGCTGGATGAGTCTATTTCAGAAAAGACTGGGAACCAGTGTTCTagaaacacactgtacattAGACATTagatatagacacacacacacacacacacacacacacacacacacacacacacacatactgtacaccacatataaacaaacatacatacacatatttgCCCAAATGCATTTGACAAACATGTAAACACTATTGACTACGGTAAACACTAAACAGCCACTGGACATGGGGGGGATATTCTACTTTCAGGTATCAATTCAGTATATAACAGACCTAGTGTTATATATCTGCCCAACACATACAGTAATACAGACAAATGGCATAAACTGGTGTTACATGTTCACTCACCAATTAACAGACAAAAGtgtgcagcaaaaaaaaaaaaatcatagaaAGTTACTGTGAAGTTCTAACAGTCAGCTAAATACTAAAATATATAGAAATGCTGTCTGATGTTGCTGAAGTTATTTCACTATATCTATCGATCACTGTAATCTATCAATCAGTATCATCAATCGAGTCACAATTATTAATCATTATCATATTACCTATTACTGTTATCTGTCAAACACTATCAATCATAAATATATTGTCTTATGTCATCTAAACATTTGACTAAACTACGTATTTCATGTTCTCTatgtttgtttgatatttaatgtctttttttactgatgccctatATTcctgctatccactttgctgctgtaatacctgaaatttctccactgtgggactaataaaggtacatcttatcttatcttatcttatcttatcttatcttatcttatccaaACCAATTAATATTATACCTGTGATGGAGAACTGGATCCAGATTGTTTAACCTCTACCTCTGCTACGGAGTCAGAATTAGACCTACCCGCAAAGAGCTGGATCTATTTAGGATAACATCTACCCGTAAAGGTGAAGTGGATACAGTCAGGATTAAGTCTGCCTGTGATAAATCTCTGGTTCTATCTGTGATGGAGATCTGGATCCACTGAGAATCACTTCCCCTTGTGATGGAGATCTGGATCCAAGCAGGATAACAACATCCTGTGTGGGAGATCTGGATCCACTTAGGATTAAATTCACTCATTATTAGGATCTGGACATTAATATTTGATCTACCTGTGTAGGAGATTTGGGCCGTGGTGGTCCAGGTGAGATGGGGCGGAGCATGTGATTGGAGCTAGCATCTGGACTCTCAGGTGGACTCTCATCTTCTGGTGGTGATGGAGTTCTGGCAAGTCGCAGTGGTCCTGAATCACTGAGGCGAGACAAAAAACATGTGATCACAATGTCAGAGTCTTTTGACTGGCTGTAGTCTCTcagatgttaaaaacaaacaccagtGTCGCAGGTGTTTTAACTTTATGTCATGAAGTGGACTTGGTATAACTACGTTTATTTGCTAACTTTTCCCATTCTACAGTCATTTTATCTTTATGAACAAAGTAGGTGGGAAAGGAGTCTTTGAATGTTCAACAGACAAATACTTAACATTGTTTATGGAAacatgaacagaacagaaaatctTTCTCATATATTGTACACAAGTAAATCCAGCTGGACTCAATATGtacaaaacaactacaaactGGTGCCTTTatgacaaagaaacagatgtgaagtcaaaaacaacaacgtgGACTGGCTTTGTGACTCCTGCGTTGAACGGACAGGCAATCATCAGTGATGTATCACACCCCATCTGTGGTCAATACCAGTTGTTACCATCACGAGGTGCAGGGAAGCGCCTTTTTGGACTTCCCGTGCCCAGCAGTCCTTCATAGCTTCTAGCATAGCTTCCGAAAGGACAATAAActaaaacaactaaaaaaaaagatttcactCAAAAATAATTGTAACAAATTTAATGAGATAACTTTCATCAAACTAAATAGAATATTTTGAGGGAACTGATTCCCCATACCCATACTGACCTCGGTGCTCCTTGGATGGTGAACATTTTGTCAGAGTGCTGCTCACCCAGTTTGGTCATCACTTCATACAGCTGCCTACATACCTGAAAAGTCAGAAGAATGTGAAGttattttccttctttaataaaaacaataaccTCCAGCAGCAATAACTCACTTTACCTTTGCATGAAAAGTGAGCACTACACTCTACATCCACAGAAACGCCTCTCCCCAGGTAACATGAATcggctctattttcgactccgccaccggcgcggTGCAGACGaggtgcaaagtcaggtctgctgcgccgatggggcgcAGCGGACCCTAACCcgacatccctgtttcacctgtgtgcattcggtcaggttgagtgaccattacgcgtgccgaacgcgcttgcgatgttgtcagatgagatgctgatcaaaatatataaatttaggtctgactgtatgtgctgactcagatagttgcattgaattgtcgTTGTTGCTAcatattgatcgcagtgtgcgttcgatgactgaccgagcactgctgaaaacactgttaaaaccacgctgccgtcttgttgacagtgtgatatatggcgtcatcaacaacgttttcagtggatagccgttattacttagcagccacccatccagaggggtgtccccctgaaagactgtagggatgcttgaattcgccacgatgaacgagtcatgtgccgacccggggaaagtggcatacatgtttgtcaccaggcaatttgagtcacagatcaccagacatccctgtgtcacctgtgtacattcggtcagggtgagtgaccattacgcgtgccgaacgcactttcgatgtggtcagatgagatacggatcaaaatatataaatttaggtctgactgtatgtgctgactcagatagttgcattgatttgcggctgttgctaattactgatcgcagtgaaatgccagacattgtggaaacctgactgtgaggtgttggtgacatgACGTGAGCGAACGACTctgccggtttacgaaaatccgCGTTGACCAGGTCTGACCGAAATGGTCGGCATAATGAGCATTTCATTATGCCgacctcccccctactgcgccgcaacgcccatcctggcgcacctctgtacgcctcggtttaccaaaatacctagtgcgccatgcgcctgcctgcgccggtcGAAAATTCTACTACGCTGGcagcagagtcgaaaatagagccccatgtcACAAATTTGGCCTAGTCCTATTGGTTGTACAACTGATGACACTGATGGTTCAGACTGAATACAGTCTGTCTGAAACCCAATtgccagaataaatgttggcattgcatgtttctgcaaaccatgaATATGTTCAAAGTTTacatttcttcatgtttcaAGGTTAGGAAATGTTTGGCTTATAATACCTATTTTAGTTGGCACAAACATGGCTCATGGCCCTGATGAGAAACTCACCTCATATACATGATACCAGTAATATGAAGTACGTCACTGTGTAGAAACATTGCAAGGATACAGAAGAAATGTACTAAATTAATGTATCCATGGTTTGCAGGCATGTccaatgccaacattttattcaggCAACtggacgtctgtctgtctgtctgtctgtctgtctgtctgaaagtaAGTTCCTCTAGATTATTCAGTATTCAAAGCAGCTCTAAAACCTTttgattgttttattgtgtaTGCTGATGTCTCCTCACCAGAGAGATTTCACGGTGAAATTTAGCCTCCATATTTGTCACACTCTTATAGGTGCTGATGTAGAAGCCAACCCGTCTGCAGAGCAAGAAAGACACAAGAATTGGTAAATATTTGTGATTCTGTGAAATTGTTGTTCTCCAGATGATTAAAACATTGTTTAAGAAACTCATCTGCTTCTTGAACATTTCCTTACATGGTCTCCACAACTGTTTACAACAGATGAAGTTCAATAAAACAGACAGTAGTAATGCCAGCAAGTCTTTGGAAAGTCAGTCACATCATAAACATCCAAAGACAACTAAACAATAGCAGAGAAGAAGGAACAAGACAAAATATCCATAGTCACATCAGATCATATCACAACAGAGACACTCAGttacacacagcaacacaaatacacaggGTGACAAATGgtgacacacagatacacatagGTACACACAGATacccacacacaaaaactaTAATCAACAAAGATTTTACGAGCCATGCACAAGCACCTctcagtttgtgtttcatttgtgtatTATTCGAATCAATACAAAAAGTATATTCACCAatgtaaataacattttcagatgtgtttccaatatttacatttataatTGAAAAGCTTTGCTTGCAAACTGGAAAAATCTACGTTTGTGGATCAAAGGACACAGCTGATGTATCTGTGTAATTTTGAGACAAATATTCTATAATATGTGTGGATTCACACGtaaagcttcttcttcttcagtgctACCAAATGCCATACGCATGTTTAGCTCATCAGTGGCACTTTTAGAAGTAGTGGCCAAACTCGCACATACACGCCAACTGTTGGTCTCTGCTGATActggtctgccacagagacATCAAGGAATGAGACGAGTCCCATCAGTAACCCTTTCACAATTGTAGAACCTGAATATGAGTAAATTGGGGTTTACTGTAACAAAACAATATAAAGCTTTACAACATATTGGTCAAATACCGGCTGCATTTGCCACCTCGCATCCTAAGAACCACCAAAATCAAGCCCCGAACACAGACGACATGCCAGCTCTGCTGTGAAACAACATGGACTTCAGCTTGAATGAACTGCTGAGAATCCCTGTTTAAGGCTGCGATGGTGATCTCAGGTCTCATCTCTTTTGatgtgaatgtaaaaaaaatccaaaaagaaGTTTCtgtaatgtttatttatgtgtattCTTGGGAGCCTAGTTTAGAAATCATTTCCCAAGGATCAGACGGAATGACGATGTCGGTCAATGTCTGTTCAAAACTCTGCAAACATCAATAAATCGTCCAAATGTTCACGTTGTTGATTTCACActtgtgttgtattttttaacCTGTTTGTACTCACGTGGAGCCTCTCTGTGAAACAGTCTGAGGTAAATGTTTGTAGACTGCTGCTAGCTATGGCAAAGTGCACATCCAGTTTAAGTTATGATACAACATCTGTATCTGCGATCAGTCATGTTTTATATGAAAGTCTACAGACATTTATCTCTCACCACAATATTCTACGTCACTGGGTCAGCTATGACAGTCACAGAAACTA carries:
- the amph gene encoding amphiphysin isoform X6, which codes for MAEIKTGIFAKNVQKRLNRAQEKVLQKLGKADETKDEQFEQVVINFRRQESEGSRLQREMKSYLSAIKGMQQASINLTQSLHEVYEPDWHGKDDVMVIGKDCDALWEDFHNKLVDSTLLNLDAYLQQFPDLKTRVAKRSRKLIDYDSARHHVETLQMSGMKNDRKMMKAEDELKKAQRVFDELNVGLQNELPTLWDRRVGFYISTYKSVTNMEAKFHREISLVCRQLYEVMTKLGEQHSDKMFTIQGAPSDSGPLRLARTPSPPEDESPPESPDASSNHMLRPISPGPPRPKSPTQLKKGPPVPPPPKVTPTKEVAEEQIIDLFGGEFLPAPSPSQPNERPGESLLDLDFDAFQPDESVSPIPQTAVPWDMWSANTQTAQPAADAGFVANWSADFGSLSSNGDTTSGAEAAAIGPEGTQGGAQGGAQGWPQPGGDTTTPPKDSEAATATEVEVSSPDSQSNPNLNPSADRGDEDETGQADSEGESAWQDNRRKSTPGLIFTNEYGEQIEDCTEDRQDKWSRSPDGSGSEYETAEEWGDGVQGGGWASADDEISYEDRHPVNDSEGWGSGCDGAEQALPRSSEADRNCSAEEELPGKQTNLTSVSYSESAGEQDKQSFTSKTQGGGAFDSDPFAETQGGGAFDSDPFAETQGGGAFDSDPFAETQGGGAFDSDPFAETQGGGAFDSDPFAETQGGGAFDSDPFAETQGGGAFDSDPFAETQGREVFDSVPSAETQGGGALDSDPFAETEGGGVFDSDPFAETQGGGAFDSDPFAETQGGGVFDSDPFAETEGGGVFDSDPFAETEGGGVFDSDPFAERQFGDKGGGEGRVVATGGGNGWDTDPFANSFPGVSNTTSSQEISDSSGFNSSIAQRNSAPVSAAEEIKDVNVPRIHKEPENSDMSEDEAANRRFGKLYQELDTEKEEVTDAFNGFSQDTTAPSFFADFDQMNKIDAEPIEAPEASETEPAEKQDNSPASHGGEEPPVSPPFAEPPASCAGEEPPLSPPADEPLAPPAVGEPEAPSAGVEPGEYPASPSEEEVAEPAAAPAGEEDTAECPGSVKEEKPASTVGSPGSEKAELGEIPPADETTTSPGEAAPSEKMPIPSVVIEPASSNEGDDDRDADIISPTAISDNGVTAENQTVKHMSPSGGVSGLPDDFLYKVETMHDFEAANADELELKRGDVVLVVPTASLEDQDAGWLTGIKESDWLTHGVGAQKGLFPDNFTQRLE
- the amph gene encoding amphiphysin isoform X5, with translation MAEIKTGIFAKNVQKRLNRAQEKVLQKLGKADETKDEQFEQVVINFRRQESEGSRLQREMKSYLSAIKGMQQASINLTQSLHEVYEPDWHGKDDVMVIGKDCDALWEDFHNKLVDSTLLNLDAYLQQFPDLKTRVAKRSRKLIDYDSARHHVETLQMSGMKNDRKMMKAEDELKKAQRVFDELNVGLQNELPTLWDRRVGFYISTYKSVTNMEAKFHREISLVCRQLYEVMTKLGEQHSDKMFTIQGAPSDSGPLRLARTPSPPEDESPPESPDASSNHMLRPISPGPPRPKSPTQLKKGPPVPPPPKVTPTKEVAEEQIIDLFGGEFLPAPSPSQPNERPGESLLDLDFDAFQPDESVSPIPQTAVPWDMWSANTQTAQPAADAGFVANWSADFGSLSSNGDTTSGAEAAAIGPEGTQGGAQGGAQGWPQPGGDTTTPPKDSEAATATEVEVSSPDSQSNPNLNPSADRGDEDETGQADSEGESAWQDNRRKSTPGLIFTNEYGEQIEDCTEDRQDKWSRSPDGSGSEYETAEEWGDGVQGGGWASADDEISYEDRHPVNDSEGWGSGCDGAEQALPRSSEADRNCSAEEELPGKQTNLTSVSYSESAGEQDKQSFTSKTQGGGAFDSDPFAETQGGGAFDSDPFAETQGGGAFDSDPFAETQGGGAFDSVPSAETQVGGTFDSDPLAETQGGGAFDSDPFAETQGGGAFDSDPFAETQGGGAFDSDPFAETQGGGAFDSDPFAETQGREVFDSVPSAETQGGGAFDSDPFAETQGGGVFDSDPFAETEGGGVFDSDPFAETEGGGVFDSDPFAERQFGDKGGGEGRVVATGGGNGWDTDPFANSFPGVSNTTSSQEISDSSGFNSSIAQRNSAPVSAAEEIKDVNVPRIHKEPENSDMSEDEAANRRFGKLYQELDTEKEEVTDAFNGFSQDTTAPSFFADFDQMNKIDAEPIEAPEASETEPAEKQDNSPASHGGEEPPVSPPFAEPPASCAGEEPPLSPPADEPLAPPAVGEPEAPSAGVEPGEYPASPSEEEVAEPAAAPAGEEDTAECPGSVKEEKPASTVGSPGSEKAELGEIPPADETTTSPGEAAPSEKMPIPSVVIEPASSNEGDDDRDADIISPTAISDNGVTAENQTVKHMSPSGGVSGLPDDFLYKVETMHDFEAANADELELKRGDVVLVVPTASLEDQDAGWLTGIKESDWLTHGVGAQKGLFPDNFTQRLE
- the amph gene encoding amphiphysin isoform X1; translated protein: MAEIKTGIFAKNVQKRLNRAQEKVLQKLGKADETKDEQFEQVVINFRRQESEGSRLQREMKSYLSAIKGMQQASINLTQSLHEVYEPDWHGKDDVMVIGKDCDALWEDFHNKLVDSTLLNLDAYLQQFPDLKTRVAKRSRKLIDYDSARHHVETLQMSGMKNDRKMMKAEDELKKAQRVFDELNVGLQNELPTLWDRRVGFYISTYKSVTNMEAKFHREISLVCRQLYEVMTKLGEQHSDKMFTIQGAPSDSGPLRLARTPSPPEDESPPESPDASSNHMLRPISPGPPRPKSPTQLKKGPPVPPPPKVTPTKEVAEEQIIDLFGGEFLPAPSPSQPNERPGESLLDLDFDAFQPDESVSPIPQTAVPWDMWSANTQTAQPAADAGFVANWSADFGSLSSNGDTTSGAEAAAIGPEGTQGGAQGGAQGWPQPGGDTTTPPKDSEAATATEVEVSSPDSQSNPNLNPSADRGDEDETGQADSEGESAWQDNRRKSTPGLIFTNEYGEQIEDCTEDRQDKWSRSPDGSGSEYETAEEWGDGVQGGGWASADDEISYEDRHPVNDSEGWGSGCDGAEQALPRSSEADRNCSAEEELPGKQTNLTSVSYSESAGEQDKQSFTSKTQGGGAFDSDPFAETQGGGAFDSDPFAETQGGGAFDSDPFAETQGGGAFDSVPSAETQVGGTFDSDPLAETQGGGAFDSDPFAETQGGGAFDSDPFAETQGGGAFDSDPFAETQGGGAFDSDPFAETQGREVFDSVPSAETQGGGALDSDPFAETEGGGVFDSDPFAETQGGGAFDSDPFAETQGGGVFDSDPFAETEGGGVFDSDPFAETEGGGVFDSDPFAERQFGDKGGGEGRVVATGGGNGWDTDPFANSFPGVSNTTSSQEISDSSGFNSSIAQRNSAPVSAAEEIKDVNVPRIHKEPENSDMSEDEAANRRFGKLYQELDTEKEEVTDAFNGFSQDTTAPSFFADFDQMNKIDAEPIEAPEASETEPAEKQDNSPASHGGEEPPVSPPFAEPPASCAGEEPPLSPPADEPLAPPAVGEPEAPSAGVEPGEYPASPSEEEVAEPAAAPAGEEDTAECPGSVKEEKPASTVGSPGSEKAELGEIPPADETTTSPGEAAPSEKMPIPSVVIEPASSNEGDDDRDADIISPTAISDNGVTAENQTVKHMSPSGGVSGLPDDFLYKVETMHDFEAANADELELKRGDVVLVVPTASLEDQDAGWLTGIKESDWLTHGVGAQKGLFPDNFTQRLE